One Planktothrix sp. FACHB-1365 DNA segment encodes these proteins:
- a CDS encoding pre-peptidase C-terminal domain-containing protein — translation MPDLYYEDSLESSGYLGWPEGWNSYPNLVLQSGDTDTFTFEVASTGYVDVSLYSDETSGNLDFSVTNSNGEVETTSNNLGSYSEYGSFYSDYGGTYTVEVTDSTGAGNSNYTLTLNTPSYYDSYDYSYPDYSYYDIYDYSYSDYSYYDPYSYSYSDYSYYDPYNYSYDYSYDYSYDYSYDYSYDYSYSDYSYYDTYNSYNSYNTYNSYNTYNTYNSYNTYNTYNSYNTYTSYNTYNDPYYYTSYYDPYYIDPYYIDPYWYGSTTITNDGLYNSSQSTAWNLSIDNSTSYCYQSNLAITAGEEDWFKFTVGNNLQSGSYLYLSFNSYEEDLNFEILNQSGTVVQSGKTWNYGYENVDISTFTAGTYSIKVYGSNEENYGWTGSGNSNYSISLYKPEAALPDQYPSNNSFDTAGVLTQSVTENLITDNDYSDWFKFTLNNAPAPGNQVRLDFPSLSGDLNLSLYNQDGYLINSSYNWYTDQEAVALSFLSAGTYYVEVSGQNDSTYKLTVDGLGQTSGSGGGTKPTTIPPDKYDKSSPYNNDQANATTLTLPTSGVVNETNLSIHNNTDKDWFKFELPAQGERLVGSSLGINLQNSQGDLDLKLYNANKVQIASSETSNNTETINLDSLAGGTYYAEVYGWNQATNSNYSLTLNAPPKTTTTPDQPSSIEDDHFEENDFIDAAKDLKNDGKNIPLSQLVSKSGDDDYFKFTVPDKVKAGSELSIAFTNAVADLDLELYDANQQLIDGSWSSNNGESIDISSLTPGEYYARVSMWNGKASGYTLNVNFVTDEPSTVPGANSQDDDPFEQNDSLNGATPLAPVNGVINQQNLIIKSGDDDYFQFEVPNSLEADSALSISFQHNQGDLDLELYDSDGQPVGSSATVGNQESISLEGLAAGTYKARVFGYGGASNPNYNLTVTGLGASSSTTTPISGDDRLEENDTQQTASEVKLETNGQANLDNLVIKANDPDYFKFVLPDVANRLPGSNLSINFTHKDGDLDLELLDAAGNIVQSSNGVGNGESINLDDLAGGTYFAKVSGYGTAENTYSLSIQAQTITSSSSNTSNSGDDKFEPNDNQAGATDLAKEFVNKTVALPGLQIVAENEDWFKFTTNAKGGINDQVSIAFASKKDGDLDLELLDKDGKTISISEGIENSETISLSGLAAGEYYAKVYGYGKSSNQYTLNVTAPVEGKPTKPDQSSTETYEPNETFGEAKPVPTTIIRQLGSTPTYGIQGLKITPEDVAVDPTLPPPPDQDWFKFTLPEQGQVGNQVAIAFNNADGDLDLQLYNAEGNILRESAGAGNQEVIDLNGLSAGDYLVKVFGYKDATNPVYDLEITAPIPKTNSTQNTTIEADQYEENETFETAKDFLNRKQVGTLEQNFAVSGLTLHKTDDQDFFQFKAAKTETLNLAVDFNQDLGDVDLEIYDDTQTLVAASKTSNSQEQVSFKAEKDKTYYVRVFGNDSTSPEYNINITSSAGGNQSQVGIAADRFEVNNSLPTATELRELVSTTTGLSLHTTTDEDWFEFTPKAVGTKDNQIFINYDPATPLTLELYDKDNNKLQTGATDDEKAGFQSISLDQLGDGTTSYYAKVSGSTPGNYELGLNAPDEAPVTPDEWTVMVYMAADNYLSEEGLIDINEMEAVDLPDNVNVVVQYDGIENGDTKRGAIQRDSNTSVVSSKLTAVDEANPELNSGDPQTLTDFIKWGQENYAADKYAVVVWDHGRGLSGVAWDETSGYANLSVKEVSQAIKDAGLGSQLELVGFDAGLMGVTEQAYELKDATKVVVASQETEPAQGWDYTGWLNQLANADGRLDTDQMSNAIIDSYEASYQDYSEGGLQTLSAVRTQTDNGKKTVGDVKTALDEFVDEVLANASEDDWKEIVQARSSATEFAIPEQRDLGSFMDAIANSGVTETIADKARAVSETLEQAVIDQVDLAGASGLSIYLPPITGSYDKDTYKAENYSFVADSKWEDFLAGLTSDRTRAADRSLRISADYAETCDVSGNVLSNQNNDSSSTAFDLGLVVGEARALTDLTLDNLYKPDPADPENSDKRKSDVDYYRFEIADKGTDANKVFLESTVENLKLELFKTKEDGSLGSKVASSTDPANPEVSLKDQEAGTYYVKVSVNGSPTDAFNPEYSLTVHAPDEPAAAPVDPTVPEEPAPPGTPPASTLKVKDALEGSGDNNTPAKASDLANLSNVTDSWKISTVSLTEGDVDWYKISPERISELAANGVTVKFDKTESNLDLEMYMIPEDLDLSKIKPEDLDQYRVDESKTTDRDYETISFSSDSANKKDEVTGEIVQNNIFVKVFRNEESTTASTSNYELTVLRRELDIDGNGEANISSDGKILLKYLFAPELGIDLNNQQFSDQLTNLSKGDRTYGDQITKYLEAAPYLDVDGDGKANISSDGKIVLKYLFAPELGIDLNSTGFYNQLATYIGQNATRKTGQEVKEFLDIFFTDQTGLNSTGI, via the coding sequence ATGCCTGATCTATATTATGAGGATAGCTTAGAATCTTCTGGGTACTTAGGATGGCCTGAAGGATGGAACTCCTACCCTAACTTGGTACTTCAGTCTGGGGATACCGATACATTTACCTTTGAGGTAGCATCAACGGGATATGTCGATGTCTCTCTCTATTCCGATGAAACTAGCGGGAACTTAGACTTTTCAGTAACCAACTCGAATGGAGAGGTGGAAACTACTTCTAATAATCTTGGTAGTTATTCAGAATATGGCTCTTTCTATTCTGATTACGGTGGAACTTATACAGTTGAAGTTACAGATTCAACGGGAGCAGGAAACTCGAACTACACTCTAACCTTGAATACACCTTCCTACTACGACAGCTATGACTATAGCTATCCCGATTATTCGTACTACGACATCTACGACTATAGCTATTCCGATTACTCGTACTACGACCCCTACAGCTATAGCTATTCCGATTACTCGTACTACGACCCCTACAACTATAGCTACGACTATAGCTACGACTATAGCTACGACTATAGCTACGACTATAGCTACGACTATAGCTATTCCGATTACTCGTACTACGACACCTACAACAGCTACAACAGCTACAACACCTACAACAGCTACAACACCTACAACACCTACAACAGCTACAACACCTACAACACCTACAACAGCTACAACACCTACACCAGCTACAACACCTACAACGACCCGTACTATTATACCAGTTACTACGATCCATACTACATAGATCCATACTACATAGATCCATACTGGTACGGCTCGACTACTATCACTAATGATGGTTTGTACAATTCAAGCCAAAGCACAGCATGGAATTTATCCATCGATAATAGTACGAGTTATTGCTACCAATCTAATCTAGCCATTACTGCTGGCGAAGAAGACTGGTTCAAATTTACTGTAGGAAATAATCTTCAAAGCGGAAGCTACTTATACCTGTCTTTCAACAGTTATGAAGAAGATCTCAACTTTGAGATTTTAAATCAGAGTGGCACTGTCGTGCAGTCAGGTAAAACCTGGAATTACGGTTACGAAAATGTTGACATAAGTACATTCACAGCCGGAACCTACTCCATTAAAGTCTATGGTAGCAATGAAGAAAACTATGGTTGGACAGGTAGTGGTAACTCAAACTACAGCATCAGTCTCTATAAACCCGAAGCTGCACTACCAGATCAATATCCCAGCAATAACAGCTTCGATACAGCCGGTGTTTTAACCCAATCAGTCACAGAGAATTTAATCACAGATAATGATTATTCAGACTGGTTCAAGTTCACCTTAAATAACGCTCCGGCTCCAGGGAATCAAGTTCGCCTAGATTTTCCATCTCTGTCTGGCGACCTGAATTTGTCGCTGTACAACCAAGACGGTTATCTGATCAATAGCTCCTACAATTGGTATACGGATCAGGAGGCGGTTGCCCTATCCTTCTTATCAGCCGGAACTTACTATGTCGAGGTGTCAGGACAAAATGACAGCACCTACAAACTAACCGTTGATGGACTGGGACAAACTTCTGGTTCCGGTGGTGGGACTAAACCTACGACGATTCCTCCCGATAAATACGATAAGTCTTCACCCTACAATAATGATCAAGCTAATGCTACTACACTGACCTTACCGACGAGTGGTGTGGTTAACGAAACCAATCTGAGTATTCACAACAACACTGATAAAGATTGGTTTAAGTTTGAACTGCCTGCTCAAGGGGAGCGGTTGGTAGGAAGTAGCCTAGGTATTAATTTACAGAACTCCCAAGGTGACTTAGACCTAAAACTTTACAATGCCAACAAAGTACAAATCGCTTCTTCAGAAACCTCCAATAACACTGAAACCATTAATTTAGATAGCCTAGCTGGAGGAACTTACTACGCTGAAGTCTATGGCTGGAACCAAGCCACCAACTCTAACTACAGCCTAACGCTGAACGCACCCCCGAAAACTACTACCACCCCAGATCAGCCTTCTAGCATTGAGGACGATCACTTTGAAGAGAATGATTTTATCGACGCTGCTAAGGATCTGAAAAACGATGGTAAAAATATTCCTTTGAGTCAGCTAGTTAGCAAATCGGGTGATGATGACTACTTCAAGTTTACCGTTCCTGATAAGGTCAAAGCGGGTAGCGAACTGAGTATCGCCTTTACCAATGCCGTTGCTGACTTAGACTTAGAACTTTACGATGCCAATCAACAACTCATTGATGGTTCCTGGTCATCGAATAATGGCGAAAGCATTGATATTAGTAGTCTAACCCCCGGAGAATACTATGCTCGTGTCTCCATGTGGAATGGTAAAGCCAGTGGTTACACCCTGAACGTTAACTTTGTAACCGATGAACCCTCCACTGTTCCTGGTGCCAATAGCCAAGATGATGATCCCTTTGAACAAAATGATTCTCTGAATGGTGCGACTCCCCTGGCTCCGGTCAATGGAGTGATCAATCAACAGAACTTGATAATTAAATCCGGTGATGATGACTACTTCCAGTTTGAGGTTCCTAATAGCTTAGAAGCTGATAGCGCTTTAAGTATTAGTTTCCAACACAATCAAGGAGATCTGGACTTAGAACTGTATGACTCTGATGGTCAGCCAGTAGGAAGTTCAGCAACGGTTGGGAACCAAGAAAGCATCAGCTTAGAAGGACTGGCGGCGGGAACCTACAAGGCTCGAGTGTTTGGGTATGGAGGAGCCAGTAACCCCAACTACAACTTAACGGTTACAGGATTAGGTGCTTCTAGTTCCACAACAACACCGATCTCTGGTGATGATCGCTTGGAAGAAAATGATACTCAACAAACTGCTTCTGAAGTGAAGTTAGAAACCAATGGTCAAGCCAACCTGGACAATCTAGTTATTAAAGCCAATGACCCGGATTACTTCAAGTTTGTCCTGCCAGATGTAGCCAATCGCTTACCGGGTAGCAATTTGAGTATTAATTTTACTCACAAAGATGGCGACCTAGATTTGGAACTGCTGGATGCTGCTGGAAACATCGTTCAAAGTTCTAACGGAGTTGGGAATGGTGAAAGTATTAACTTGGATGACTTAGCGGGCGGAACCTACTTTGCTAAAGTTTCGGGTTATGGAACTGCCGAGAATACCTATAGCCTGTCTATTCAAGCTCAGACCATTACCTCTAGTTCCAGTAACACCAGTAACAGTGGAGACGATAAATTTGAACCCAATGATAATCAAGCAGGTGCAACTGATTTAGCCAAAGAATTTGTCAACAAAACGGTTGCTTTACCTGGGTTACAAATTGTTGCTGAAAATGAAGATTGGTTTAAGTTTACAACCAATGCCAAAGGCGGCATTAACGACCAAGTTTCCATTGCTTTTGCATCCAAGAAAGATGGAGATCTGGATTTAGAACTGCTGGATAAGGATGGAAAAACCATTAGTATTTCAGAGGGCATAGAAAATTCAGAAACAATTTCTTTATCGGGTTTAGCAGCCGGAGAATATTATGCCAAAGTCTATGGTTACGGAAAATCCAGTAATCAATATACCCTGAACGTTACTGCTCCTGTTGAGGGTAAACCAACGAAGCCAGATCAAAGCAGCACTGAAACCTATGAACCGAATGAAACCTTTGGGGAGGCTAAACCTGTTCCAACGACTATTATCCGTCAACTTGGCTCTACCCCAACCTATGGCATTCAAGGTCTGAAGATTACACCGGAAGACGTTGCCGTTGATCCAACACTCCCACCCCCCCCTGATCAAGATTGGTTCAAGTTTACTTTGCCAGAACAAGGTCAAGTGGGCAATCAAGTTGCGATCGCCTTTAATAACGCAGACGGAGATCTGGATCTGCAACTTTATAATGCTGAGGGTAATATCCTGCGGGAATCCGCTGGAGCGGGAAATCAAGAAGTTATTGATCTGAATGGACTTTCCGCCGGAGATTATCTGGTGAAAGTGTTTGGTTATAAAGATGCCACAAACCCAGTCTACGATCTGGAGATTACCGCACCGATCCCGAAAACCAACAGTACCCAAAACACCACCATTGAAGCCGATCAATACGAAGAAAATGAAACCTTTGAGACTGCCAAAGACTTCCTGAATCGTAAACAAGTCGGTACTCTGGAGCAAAACTTTGCCGTATCGGGTCTGACCCTGCATAAAACCGACGACCAAGATTTCTTCCAGTTCAAAGCAGCCAAGACCGAAACCCTGAATCTGGCCGTTGACTTTAACCAAGACTTAGGGGACGTTGACCTGGAAATTTATGACGATACCCAAACGTTAGTGGCGGCATCGAAAACCAGTAACAGTCAAGAACAGGTGTCTTTTAAAGCCGAAAAAGACAAAACCTACTATGTCAGAGTCTTTGGTAATGATTCCACCAGTCCCGAATACAACATCAATATTACTTCCAGTGCGGGAGGAAATCAATCTCAGGTGGGCATTGCAGCCGATCGCTTTGAAGTCAATAATAGTCTGCCAACGGCGACGGAACTGCGAGAGTTGGTCTCAACCACAACAGGTTTGAGTCTGCATACGACCACTGACGAAGATTGGTTTGAGTTCACACCGAAAGCCGTAGGTACTAAAGACAATCAAATCTTTATCAACTACGACCCAGCCACTCCGTTAACTTTGGAATTGTATGACAAAGACAATAATAAACTCCAAACCGGAGCAACCGACGACGAGAAAGCAGGTTTCCAAAGCATTTCCTTAGACCAACTCGGAGATGGAACAACCAGCTACTACGCCAAGGTGTCTGGAAGTACCCCCGGCAACTATGAGTTAGGATTGAACGCCCCGGATGAAGCTCCCGTTACCCCCGATGAATGGACAGTGATGGTCTACATGGCGGCGGATAACTACCTCTCGGAAGAAGGGTTGATCGATATCAACGAAATGGAAGCGGTTGATCTGCCCGATAACGTGAATGTGGTGGTTCAATATGATGGTATCGAAAACGGAGATACCAAACGGGGTGCGATTCAACGGGACTCCAATACTTCTGTTGTTTCCAGTAAGCTGACGGCTGTGGATGAAGCCAATCCAGAACTCAATAGCGGAGATCCTCAAACCTTAACCGACTTTATTAAATGGGGTCAAGAAAACTACGCGGCAGATAAATACGCGGTGGTGGTTTGGGATCATGGTCGGGGTCTGAGTGGTGTGGCTTGGGACGAAACCAGTGGCTATGCGAATTTGTCCGTTAAAGAAGTCAGTCAAGCGATTAAAGACGCTGGTTTAGGATCTCAACTTGAACTGGTTGGTTTTGATGCGGGTTTGATGGGTGTCACCGAACAAGCCTACGAACTCAAAGATGCAACAAAAGTTGTCGTCGCCTCCCAAGAAACTGAACCCGCCCAAGGATGGGACTATACCGGATGGTTGAATCAATTGGCAAACGCTGACGGTCGTTTGGATACCGACCAAATGAGCAATGCCATCATTGACTCCTATGAAGCGTCTTATCAAGATTATTCAGAGGGAGGTCTGCAAACCCTCTCAGCAGTTCGGACACAGACTGATAACGGCAAAAAAACCGTCGGCGACGTGAAAACGGCTTTAGATGAGTTTGTGGATGAAGTTCTGGCGAATGCCTCTGAGGACGATTGGAAGGAAATTGTTCAGGCCCGCTCTTCCGCGACGGAATTTGCTATTCCTGAGCAACGAGACTTAGGAAGTTTCATGGATGCCATTGCCAACTCAGGCGTTACAGAAACCATTGCTGACAAGGCTCGGGCTGTGTCTGAAACGTTGGAACAAGCCGTGATTGACCAAGTGGACTTAGCGGGTGCTTCTGGTTTGAGTATTTATCTGCCTCCGATTACCGGATCTTACGATAAAGATACTTACAAAGCCGAAAACTACAGCTTTGTGGCTGACTCCAAGTGGGAAGACTTCTTAGCTGGTTTGACTAGCGATCGCACCCGTGCGGCTGACCGGAGTTTACGGATTTCTGCCGACTATGCAGAAACTTGCGATGTCAGTGGCAATGTTCTCAGTAACCAAAATAACGATTCTTCTAGCACTGCCTTTGATCTCGGTCTGGTGGTGGGCGAAGCCCGTGCGTTAACTGACCTGACTCTCGATAATCTCTATAAACCCGATCCCGCAGATCCCGAAAATTCCGATAAACGCAAATCCGACGTTGACTACTATCGGTTTGAGATTGCAGATAAGGGAACAGACGCGAACAAAGTCTTCTTAGAATCGACGGTAGAAAACCTGAAATTGGAACTGTTCAAAACTAAAGAAGATGGCAGTTTGGGTTCGAAGGTAGCTTCCTCGACCGATCCCGCTAACCCAGAAGTGAGTTTGAAAGATCAGGAGGCGGGAACCTACTATGTGAAAGTCTCCGTTAATGGTTCTCCCACTGATGCGTTTAACCCTGAATACAGTCTGACGGTTCATGCACCGGATGAACCTGCTGCGGCACCGGTAGATCCGACTGTCCCTGAAGAACCCGCTCCTCCAGGAACGCCTCCTGCATCTACACTTAAAGTGAAAGATGCTCTCGAAGGTAGTGGCGATAATAACACTCCTGCTAAAGCCAGCGATTTAGCGAACTTATCCAATGTCACTGATTCTTGGAAGATTTCTACGGTGTCTTTGACTGAGGGCGATGTAGACTGGTACAAGATTAGTCCAGAACGGATCTCGGAACTGGCAGCTAATGGTGTTACCGTTAAATTCGATAAAACCGAAAGCAATCTGGATCTGGAAATGTACATGATCCCTGAAGATCTGGATTTATCGAAGATCAAACCTGAAGACCTGGATCAATATCGTGTTGATGAGTCCAAAACCACTGATCGGGATTATGAAACTATCAGTTTCTCTAGTGACTCAGCAAACAAAAAAGATGAGGTAACAGGTGAAATCGTTCAGAACAACATCTTCGTCAAAGTCTTCCGCAATGAAGAATCCACAACCGCTAGCACTTCCAATTATGAATTGACTGTTCTGCGTCGGGAGTTGGATATTGATGGGAATGGTGAGGCTAACATCTCCAGTGATGGCAAGATTTTACTCAAGTATCTGTTTGCACCAGAGTTGGGAATTGACCTAAATAATCAGCAATTCTCCGACCAACTGACTAACCTGAGCAAAGGAGATCGTACCTATGGTGATCAGATTACTAAGTATCTGGAAGCTGCTCCCTATCTTGACGTTGATGGGGATGGTAAGGCTAACATCTCCAGTGATGGCAAGATTGTACTCAAGTATCTGTTTGCACCAGAGTTGGGAATTGACCTAAATAGTACTGGCTTCTACAACCAACTAGCCACCTATATTGGCCAAAATGCGACTCGCAAAACAGGTCAGGAAGTTAAGGAATTCCTCGACATTTTCTTCACTGATCAAACGGGTTTGAACAGTACGGGGATTTAG
- a CDS encoding S-layer family protein, translating to MVEQIVSPNPTSLTTSPGQNISFDVTYQTSDGSKQNADKFGVSLYYDDRELTLVGEPNFNPDLDKNTNLAGFFVPQLDTANTDNDPNTNQQLIFGWAAVDNNWPVNTVTYPVNLFGIAFQATDIFDGTIINFTPKPDSGNGFTSPIPSPLNVTLTQATPAGITVAPTTGLTTDETGKTATFTVKLDTQPTADVTIPVVSSNTAEGTATPTSLVFTAANWDTAQTVTVTGVADNIVDADQAYTIQLQAATSTDANYNGKDATDVSVTNTNVDVAGITVAPTTGLTTDETGKTATFTVKLDTQPTADVTIPVVSSNTAEGTVAPESLVFTSANWNTAQTVTVTGVADNIVDADQAYTIQLQAATSTDANYNGKDATDVSVTNTNVDVAGITVAPTTGLTTDEFGKTATFTVKLDSQPTADVTIPVVSSNTAEGTAAPASLTFTSANWNTAQTVTVTGVADGIVDANQAYTIQLQAATSTDTNYSGKDATDVSVTNTNVDVPINVGPSAGITVSPTTGLTTSESGTTATFTVKLDSQPTANVTIPVVSSNTAEGTASPASLVFTAANWNTAQTVTVTGVADNTVDGDQAYTIELQPAVSTDANYKGKNATDVQVTNTNVTSEITLNTDEIDTLQGGEGADTFVLTGTPLTKPSIPSPTDFTEDQPNQLFGTDNDDVIIGSSGNETLLGFKGNDFLNGEGGGDELFGGVDNDTLVGSSSDELLYGNKNSDLVFGGEGLDTLYGGQDDDTLTGESGSDLVLGDKGDDVLYGLTDLGYTLISDFTPNEDVIQLTGSADNYRLTDAPAGTGVGTGIIRIDDQGNQQYIGVIEGVLMSQTSLTTSNFFQFV from the coding sequence ATGGTAGAACAAATCGTTAGTCCAAACCCAACTTCTTTAACAACATCTCCCGGGCAAAATATAAGCTTTGATGTTACCTATCAAACTTCTGATGGTAGTAAACAAAATGCTGACAAGTTTGGTGTGAGTCTTTATTATGATGATCGAGAACTGACTTTGGTGGGTGAGCCTAATTTTAACCCCGATCTAGATAAAAATACAAACTTGGCAGGTTTTTTCGTACCGCAACTTGATACAGCCAATACCGATAACGACCCCAATACGAATCAACAATTAATCTTTGGTTGGGCTGCTGTCGATAATAACTGGCCTGTTAATACTGTTACCTATCCAGTTAATTTATTTGGCATTGCATTTCAAGCCACAGATATTTTTGATGGAACAATAATTAACTTCACCCCAAAACCAGACTCAGGTAATGGATTTACATCTCCGATACCATCACCTCTTAATGTTACTCTCACCCAAGCTACTCCTGCGGGAATTACCGTAGCCCCCACCACCGGATTAACTACCGATGAAACAGGTAAAACAGCTACCTTTACGGTGAAATTAGACACTCAACCCACGGCAGATGTCACCATTCCGGTCGTGAGTTCCAACACCGCAGAAGGAACAGCCACTCCTACGAGCTTAGTCTTTACGGCTGCTAACTGGGATACTGCCCAAACCGTTACAGTAACAGGTGTAGCCGATAATATTGTTGATGCAGATCAAGCTTATACAATTCAACTACAAGCTGCTACCAGTACCGATGCTAACTATAACGGGAAAGATGCAACGGATGTCTCTGTTACGAATACTAACGTTGATGTTGCCGGAATTACCGTAGCCCCTACCACCGGATTAACTACCGATGAAACAGGTAAAACAGCTACCTTTACGGTGAAGTTAGACACTCAACCCACGGCAGATGTCACCATTCCGGTAGTTAGCTCCAACACCGCAGAAGGAACTGTAGCCCCAGAAAGCTTAGTCTTTACCTCAGCTAACTGGAATACAGCCCAAACCGTTACAGTAACAGGTGTAGCCGATAATATTGTTGATGCAGATCAAGCTTATACAATTCAACTACAAGCTGCTACCAGTACCGATGCTAACTATAACGGGAAAGATGCAACGGATGTCTCTGTTACGAATACTAACGTTGATGTTGCCGGAATTACCGTAGCCCCTACCACCGGATTAACTACCGATGAATTTGGTAAAACAGCTACCTTTACAGTCAAATTAGATTCTCAACCCACAGCCGATGTCACCATTCCGGTCGTGAGTTCCAACACCGCAGAAGGAACAGCCGCTCCTGCCAGCTTAACCTTTACCTCAGCGAACTGGAATACCGCCCAAACCGTTACGGTGACAGGTGTAGCCGATGGTATCGTTGATGCAAATCAAGCCTATACAATTCAACTGCAAGCTGCTACCAGTACCGATACCAACTATAGTGGCAAAGATGCCACGGATGTCTCTGTTACAAATACTAACGTTGATGTTCCTATTAATGTTGGGCCTTCAGCCGGAATTACCGTCAGTCCCACCACCGGATTAACCACCAGTGAATCCGGTACAACAGCTACCTTTACGGTGAAATTAGATTCTCAACCGACGGCAAATGTCACCATTCCAGTAGTTAGCTCTAACACCGCAGAAGGAACAGCCTCTCCTGCCAGTTTAGTCTTTACTGCTGCTAACTGGAATACAGCCCAAACCGTTACGGTGACAGGTGTAGCGGATAATACTGTTGATGGGGATCAAGCTTATACCATTGAACTGCAACCTGCTGTTAGTACCGATGCTAACTATAAGGGCAAAAATGCCACGGATGTTCAGGTTACTAATACCAATGTTACGTCTGAAATAACCCTGAATACCGACGAAATCGATACCTTGCAGGGTGGAGAAGGTGCAGATACATTTGTCCTGACAGGTACTCCCCTAACCAAACCCTCCATTCCTTCACCTACAGACTTTACCGAAGATCAACCCAATCAACTCTTTGGGACTGACAATGATGATGTGATTATCGGCAGTAGTGGGAATGAAACCTTGCTGGGTTTCAAAGGTAATGACTTCCTGAATGGAGAAGGAGGCGGAGATGAACTGTTTGGAGGTGTGGATAACGACACCCTCGTTGGTAGTAGTAGTGATGAACTCCTCTATGGCAATAAAAATAGTGATTTGGTCTTTGGTGGAGAGGGTCTTGATACTCTCTATGGCGGTCAAGACGATGATACCCTGACAGGCGAAAGTGGCAGTGACCTGGTATTAGGAGATAAGGGAGATGATGTTCTCTATGGTCTAACTGACTTGGGTTACACTCTGATTTCAGACTTCACCCCCAATGAAGATGTGATTCAACTCACAGGAAGTGCAGATAACTATCGTTTGACCGATGCACCCGCAGGTACGGGTGTTGGCACCGGAATCATCCGTATTGATGATCAAGGAAATCAGCAATATATTGGTGTGATTGAAGGAGTATTGATGTCACAAACAAGTTTAACCACTAGCAACTTCTTCCAATTTGTTTAG
- a CDS encoding NAD(P)/FAD-dependent oxidoreductase, whose translation MECFDVVVIGAGPAGGQCARQLTQVGQRVLLIEQHETFSKNDFSSAATPLETLEKFNLPETVIGSYWQNLVIVTTNIHQKWQSPTPLGAVFDFAKLREFLATEVKSQGGKVWMGCRYLRYIKNHQNTIVEFKKRSTGEIIQVETQILVDATGPARAVMYNKKEPQPNYLTGTGIEYLIELSKIDYQQYSQDLIFFLGHRWMPRGYSWIFPMANNRLKVGSAQLNRSHIWVNETQTLRSYVELLLTEYLGGISYKVINYHGGMLKYCSGLEDIYYNDNIIAIGDAVSMVNMLGGEGIRHGMQNANIACGYIQDYLIGKITDFAGYRQEIRQSYARTWNWSEQMGLSKYLKYSDQSIDKGVSYLKDLSLEDMMAILFDYDFKRLYKAGFKYLRYKIVSIWTRLKLKLNLT comes from the coding sequence ATGGAATGTTTCGATGTTGTGGTCATTGGTGCGGGGCCAGCAGGAGGTCAATGTGCAAGACAACTCACCCAAGTCGGTCAACGGGTATTATTAATTGAACAACATGAAACTTTTTCTAAAAATGATTTTTCCAGTGCCGCTACGCCTTTAGAAACCTTGGAAAAATTCAATTTACCGGAAACTGTTATCGGGAGTTATTGGCAAAATTTAGTGATTGTTACAACGAATATTCATCAGAAATGGCAGTCTCCAACTCCTTTGGGGGCTGTTTTTGATTTTGCTAAATTACGGGAATTTTTAGCTACAGAAGTTAAAAGCCAAGGCGGGAAAGTTTGGATGGGATGTCGTTATCTTCGGTATATTAAAAATCATCAGAATACGATTGTTGAATTTAAAAAAAGGTCTACGGGAGAAATTATTCAGGTAGAAACGCAAATCTTAGTCGATGCTACAGGCCCAGCTAGGGCAGTCATGTATAATAAAAAAGAACCGCAACCGAATTATTTAACGGGGACAGGAATAGAATATTTAATTGAACTTTCAAAAATTGATTATCAACAGTATTCTCAAGATTTAATTTTCTTTTTAGGTCATCGGTGGATGCCAAGGGGGTATTCGTGGATTTTTCCGATGGCAAATAATCGCTTAAAAGTGGGTTCTGCTCAATTAAATCGTTCCCACATATGGGTAAATGAAACTCAAACGTTACGTTCCTATGTGGAGTTATTATTAACAGAGTATTTAGGGGGAATTTCCTATAAAGTCATTAACTATCATGGAGGAATGTTAAAATATTGTAGTGGGTTAGAAGATATTTATTATAATGATAATATTATTGCCATTGGGGATGCGGTTTCAATGGTGAATATGTTAGGAGGAGAAGGGATTCGTCATGGAATGCAAAATGCTAATATTGCTTGTGGATATATTCAAGATTATCTGATCGGAAAAATAACAGATTTTGCCGGATATCGTCAAGAAATTCGACAGAGCTATGCTAGAACTTGGAACTGGTCAGAACAAATGGGATTAAGTAAATATTTAAAATATAGTGATCAGTCTATTGATAAAGGGGTATCCTATCTCAAAGATTTATCTTTAGAAGATATGATGGCTATTTTATTTGATTATGATTTTAAACGATTATATAAAGCTGGGTTTAAATATTTGCGTTATAAAATTGTATCGATTTGGACAAGATTAAAACTTAAATTGAATTTAACCTAG